Part of the Streptomyces sp. NBC_01460 genome, CCACTGTTCTGCGGCGAGGTCCGGGCCGGATCCATCGCCGACATCACCCAAGCCCGTGACGCCGGCCTGGTCGACCTGCTCGCTGACACCATTGACCTGCAGATCCTTGCCGACGCCGGCTATCGAGGCCTCGCGGCGCAAACCTACGGCCAGGTCGTCACCCCGCCACGCAAACGCCGCGGCAAACACCTCGAACACCTGCAATGGCTGATGGCACACCACGAGGCCGCCCGCTTCGCCCACCCCTCAGCCAGAATCCCCGTCGAACACGGCATCGCCCACCTCAAGAACTGGAGGGCCCTCGCCCGGCATCACACCCGACGAGAGAACCTGCCCGACACCATCCGAGCCGTCGCCGGACTCCTGACCGACCAACAAGCCACCCCTCACGAAGGCACTCGCACTGCCCGCCACACCCGCATGATCAAAACGCCGACCGCAACCTCACACGCCCTCGCCCCAACCATGCACGAGGTCGTTGCCGAAGACACGCGGGCTCAGCCCGGTGAACGGGGCTAATCCAGGACGGCTCCGACGCCGTGATCACACCAGACATCGCAGGATCATCCCACCTGGTGGGAGCGTTCCTGAGACGGTATGTGACGGGGTCGCAGCCAGGGTGCCCGCTCGGTACGATCGGGACCGCCATCACCATCCACCACGAAGGACAGTACCTCTGCGAAGCTGGTGCCCAGCTGCCACAGGAAGCCCGGTCCCACGGCGATGACACGCCCGCTCGCCGCTACGTATGACCTGTACTGGATTGACCACATACCCAGAGGGCTGTAATTCTCCCCGTAGCGGCGCCTCAGCCTCTGAGCCTCCGCAGACGCGTCGATGCAGGCGTCAACGGGATCCAGGCGCAGCGACGCGGAAGAGGCGCGAGCCGGAGAACTCTTGATCGTCAGTTCGCCGAACTCTGCCCAAACCGCTATCGCCACGTCGTTGAACTCGAATCCCACCGCCACGAGTCGTTGTGTCCAGGTCTCGGTGTCGATCCGTCGTCCTGCTCTCCACCCGGCAGCCCTGAGCGCTTCCAACACCGAGGGCCCGCAGCCCGTCAACAATCCACCGATGCGCTCTATGCGCCCACCCCGTCTACTCAGCGAACCTGCTTTCACGCAAGTCTTGCAGGTGCGGACCCGCACTTTGTAGGGCGGGGCGGCACGTGCCAGCAGGGAGATCACTTACGGGACAACCCTTACGACCTCGTGCGCGATAAGAATCGCTGCAGGTCAGGGGCTTGTGGCGTTTTGGTGCCCGAGCCCTTGACCTGCAGCGATAATCAGCGCTTATCGTGCACGAGGTCGTTAGACACGAGCGCAGTCGATCGCGTCGTCCGCGCGGCCGCCTTCCGCGTCGCGCATCCCTCAGCCATCACGACAGCGTGCCCACCGCCATCAGCACCAGCATGACGACTGCCACCGCTGTCAGACAGAGCAGAACAATCCGCCTGCGCTGCACGTTCTCCGGCATGCGGTCGTTGAAGTCGGCCCGCTTCGGCTTGTTCGGGTCGTAGACCACCCCCGTCAGCACCGCCGGCTCCGTGGACACCCCGCGGCGCCACACGGTGTGGTGCCCCCCGTCCTTTACGAGATACCCGTACTGCACGTCGATCTTGCCGTCCCTAGGAATTGTCCTGCTCACCTCGGAAGCCATGACCTGCACCCCGCGCTTGCGCAACGGAGCCTGCAACAGGAAGGGCAAGCCGAGGACCAAGAGGGCCAGGACGGCGACCACGAAAAAGAAGAACGAAGCAGCGATCATCAGAGTCCCCCCCAGCGCACTGCACTCGTGCGCGACATCATCGGGACAGCGGGCACATCCGAACGCCCCCAGCCCCGTTCGAACAAAACCTATCGCGAGTTGGATTCCGGCTACAACAATCGACCGAACTGGCGACTGTGCACCCCGCCACGACTCGTCGGACTGGCCCCAGATCCGCAGGTTCAGGTTTCGGGCTGCCCTCGGGTCAGCTTTCGCTCCGAGGGCAGCCCGCCTCTGAATGGAGCCTGCAGCCGGGCCTGCACAGCTGGCCCTGCTCCGGGGGGCGGCGCCTCGCACTTGTCCTGGGTGGTCTCGGCTGCGTACATCGCCCTGGCGTCGGTGACCGCCCGCGCCCAGGTCCGCTCGTTCACGCCGTGCGTACGGGCCAGCCGCCCGGCCAGGCCCCGCTGGTGCCCACCGGCCCGGCGCAGCTCGGCGAGCGTGACCTGGACGGCCTGAGCGCGCTCCGCGGACACCGGGTGACCTCCCCCAGGCTGTTCGTACCCGGGCCTGCTCCCACGCCCGAACATCTCCTAGCAGTACGGGGTTTCCGGTGCAGCCCAGACAAATGTGGCTGTGCTGGCCGAAAGATGATCACTCGTTTGTGGGAATTCGGCATGCAAGGACCGTTTCGTGACCAGAGTCCAGACGGCCGTCGAGGACGGCTGAGCAACCGGAAAATTCAGCGAGGGAAATCGACGATGAGCTTCATCCAGACCGGCAAGATCAATCTGGGATCCGACAACGCGATCGAGACGAGCGGCGGGAACACCTCGACCTTCACACGGGTCACGTTCCCCTCCCCGTTCCCGTCGGGCTCCGAGGTCGTCGTCTTCCCGCTGACCCAGACCTTCAACGGCCCCGAGACGCCGGGCATCCGCATCCACGACGTCACCAACACCGGCTTCCTCATCCGCCTGAACGAGATATACGCCGGCACCACCAGGAGCGATGGCAAGCACACCACCGAAACCATCGGCTGGATGGCCGCGACGGTCTGACCCACATGTCCCACCGGGCACCGGGCAACCCCGCTCTCCATCGAGGGGCACCCAACCGCCCGTCCGTCTGACGTGGGGCGGCACCCCCATGCCGGGGTGCCGCCCCCGCCACACCCGCGTCAGGCCCACCACCACCCCCGCTCGCCGCCCGTAAAGCAGCCATGGAGAACCAGCACCACGGCCCGAAACCGCAGCGCCCAGGTGATCTCATTCCGGCTGCGCCGCCGGCCGCTGCGCCTCGTCGTCCGCGCCGAGCGCGGTGGCGTACTTCGCCCGGGCGTCGGTGACAGCCCGTGGCCACATCCGGGTGCCGCCCCGTGCGTCCGGGCCAGCCGGGCGGCCAGGCCCCGCTCGTTGCCGCCGGCCCGGCGCAGCTCGCCGAGGGCGATCTCGACGGCCCGAGCGCGCTCCTGGGACACCGGACGCCCTCCCCGGGCTCTCCCCCCTGCCCCGCACCGTTCTTACGCCCGGAGACGCCCAGCCTGCCCGTCCCCACGCCCTTCCATGGACGCCACAGCCCTGCGTGTCCCCGTGACGAGTGATCTGGACCGCCCGACTCACTGACGAATGAATGCACAGCGCCATGGGATCCATACCTAGAGTCATGATGGCTCGGTCTGATCTAACCCGGCGCACCCGCCGACTCCGATGAGGGGCATCTCCATGGCAACCGCTCGTTTCGCTTTCCAGGCGCCGCCCGGCCGAGGTGAGGAGTTCATCTTCGAACTGACCAATGACGCCCTGATCGCCCACGTCCGCGAGGTCCTGAGCGGTGACGAGCGGAGCGAGACCCACGTCGGAGGAAGGATCGTGAAGAAGAAGGTGCCCTACAACCCGGCCTTCAGCTACCACCTCGACCCGGCCACCATCAGCTTCTTCGAGGTGAACAGCAACACGCGTGAGGACTGCGACGCCTCCCCGCACTACCTCGAGGACCACTTGGACGAGGCCGGCGGAGCGTTCCTCCCCGGCGGCTACTGGGGCTCGTGGGACTCAAAGCTGACTCGCGAGGTCAAAGCCTGCCCCAAGCGCGACAAAGCCCGGGTGCTGCACCAAGGGGAGCACCGGGTGCTGCGTCGCGCCCCAACACCCCAAATAAAAGGCCACCTGTGGAGCCGATGCTCGCGCAGGCCCGCGAAACCCTCCCACCCCTGGGCACCGGCCCTGGCGTGGTGGCGGTGCAGCCCAAGTCCGACGGCCTCCGGGCACTGCTCTACACCCCGCTCCGGGACGGTGACCCGGAGCGGGGTGTAGACGAGGCGCGGGACCTGGTCCAGGACCGCTTCCCCGACCTTGCCGCCGCCGCCCGCACCCTCCCGACGGTCTCGTCCTCGACGGCGAGCTCGCCGTCCTCGACCCCCACGGGCAGCTCAGCTTCACCGCACCGCCCTGCAACGACGTGCGACCGCCTGCCACAACGACCGCGCCCTGGCAGCCGAGATGCCCGCCCACTTCATCGCCTTCGACGTCCTGCAGCACGACGGCCAGGAGCTCCTGGACGAACCGTTCGCGCGCCGCCGCGAGGTCCTGGAAGCGCTGTTCGCCGACCACCGGCTCGGGCCGCCCTGGACGCTGTGCCCGTCGACCACGGACCATCGGTCGCGGACGAGTGGCTGCATGACTGGACCGACGTACCCGGTGTCGAAGGCGTTGCAGCCAAGAGCCTGACGGGCCGCTACCGGCCCGGCGTACGGGGCTGAACCAAGGTCCGCCGCAGGAACACCACCGAAGCACTCATTGGCGCCGTCACCGGCACTCTGCACCGCCCTCAGGTCCTGCTCCTGGGCCGCTACGACACCACCGGCCGCCTACGACTGGTCGGCAAGACAACCCCGCTCAAGCCCGGCCCGGCCCGGACCTCGCCGACCACCTCACCGCGGCCGGCCCCGACCACCCCTGGACCGGCATCCGCTTCACCGCCTCCTGGAACAGCCGCACCCCCCTGGAACCGGTCCTCGTCGACCCGTCCTCGTCGCGGAGATCAGTGCCGACGTGTCACAGGACCACGGCGTGTGACGCCACCCGCTGCGCTACGAACGCCTACGCGTGGATACCGCCGAAGTCGACGTTCCGCCGTTCGGCGAGACGCAGTAGCCGCATAGCTGCCTGGCCGTACTTCCAGTCGAGGCTACGGCGAACTCGATTGCGCAATTTGCGCAATCGGCACCTCTGACCTGCGGTGGTGAGGTTCTGTGGTGAGTGCGTTGGGCCGTGGTGAGTGGACAGGACCCTTGGTGAGCAAGCTCTCGGGTTCGTGGTGGGTTTCCGGTCGGCGACCTACCACGGCAGATCAGCGACGTCTACTGCCACTCACCACGAGGCGCTGGTGGGGTGCCAGTGGCAGCTGTTCGTCGACCATCGGCTCGGGCCGCCGTGGACGCTGTGTCTCTCGATCACCGACCCTACGACCGCGGCCGAGTTCTGGCAGCTCCTGGGTACCGCGTTGGCGGCCGATATCGGGCTGCGGGCGGGCCGCAGGCGCGGTGCTCATCACTCCGAGCGCCTGACGCGCTCTCAAGCTGAGAGGGCGTTACTGATGAGGGATGTGGATGCCGGCCGCGCGCAGGTTCGCTTCGACCAGGGCGTTCAATCGGGCGATGGAGGGTCCCTGGTCTTCCCGGTGGTGGTTGACCAGTCCGTACCGGGCGGCGGCGTCTGACTGGCTCTGAAACCCGGTCGGCATCGTCTGCAGCGCACGGCTGGTCAGCAGATTGGCGGCCACCTCGGAGGCGAGCCCGTCGATCCGTGGGTCGTCGGGATCCCAAGATCTGGCGTCCCAGCTGCGCTTGGTCAGCGCGATGAACTCGGGGTCGGCGAGCGAGTGCTCGAGGTGTGTCAGGAAGCTGTCGAAGATCTCCGGGATCAGTGCCCGGGCCAGCACCAGTCCCTCGCGTTGCACGGCCATGTAGTCGGTGCTGAAGCCGAGCTGGGTGAGTCGGTCCAAGATCGCGCAGGCCCGGTCGGGCAGCAGGGTCCGGTCGCTGTGTTCGAGCCGGTGCAGCGTGTCGCGGCGTGCGGTCAGGTCCTCGATCCGTTCGGTGAGGCGGCGATGGACGTCGTCCAGGGCGGCGGCGAACCGCTCGGGATCGGCGCCGAGCAGGCCGCTGATCTCGGCCAGCGGTACGCCGGCCCCGGCCAGGGTCCTGACCTGGATCAGCCGGAGCAGGTCGGCCGACCCGTACCGCCGGTAGCCGGAACTGTCACGGTCCGGCTCGGCGACCAGGCCGAGCCGGTGATAGTGCCGCACCGTCTTGATCGTGATGCCGACGAACGCCGCCGCCTGACCGATCGTGAGCCCGTTCGTCATCGGTTCAGCACACCTCCAGATCGTGGGCGGCCGCGGCCGCGGCCTCGGGGTACGGGTCGCGGGCGATCACAGGGGCGAGGGTAGCGCGCAATGATCGGTGCGGGTCAGCCCATGGTCGCGATGGAGGTTGACCTTGACCTTGGGTCAGGGTGCACGCTCATCGCGAGGCCGCCTCGAAGGGGCCGGTAGCCGCCAGGCCAACTGTCGCGAGATTGAGGAATGACCATGAGCGAGTCCCTCCACACCACAGAGAACTCCGCTGCCGGACAGGATCGCCCGGAGTTGCGGGAGGCCATCCAGGAGATCGTGGATTCCGGTATTGCCGGGGTGTCGCTGCGCGTGAACGATGAGCGGGGCGAGTGGGTCGGCAGTGGCGGGGTGGCCGAGCTAAACAAGGTTGCCGAGCCGCCGGTCGACGGGTACGTCCGGATCGGTAGCAACACCAAGACCTTCACCGCGACTCTGGTGCTGCAACTGGTGGCCGAAGGCAAGATCGAACTGGACACTGCGGCGGCCGACTACCTCCCCGATTTCGGGCTTGATCGGCGGATAACGGTGCGAATGCTGTTGCAGCACACCAGCGGGGTGTTCAACTTCACCGGCGAGCTCTTCGAGGACGGGGCGGTCGTCGCGGGGATCCCCTCCACCATCTCGGGCCAGGAGTGGGTGGACAACCGGTTCAAGACCTACCCGCCGGAAGAGCTGGTACGGCTGGCGTTGTCCAAGCCGGCGCGATTCGAGCCGGGGACGGACTGGAGCTACTCCAACACCAACTACGTGCTGGCAAGGCTGCTGATCGAGAAGGTCACCGGCCGCTCGTGTGCCGAGGAGACGCAGGAGCGGATCCTGGGGCCGCTCGGAATGTCGGACACCGTGACGCCGTACACCTCGCCGGAGATCCCCGAACCGCACGCCCACGCCTACTACCGGTATGAGGAAGCCGGCCAGCAGAAGACGGTCGACATCACTCGCCAGAACCCCTCCTGGATCTCCGCCGGCGGAGACATGATCTCCACCACCCAGGACCTCCACACCTTCATCTCCGCACTGGCGGGCGGCAAGCTCCTGCCGGCCGGGCTGCTGGCCGAGATGCGCACGCCGCATCCCAAGAGCGGCTTCGGCCTGGGGCTGCGCGTGCAGGACGCGGGCCCCAACGGCGGCACCCTCCTCTTCCACAACGGCGGCGCCGCCGGCCACGCGGCGCTGATGTACAGCACGACCGACGGCAGCAAGACCCTCACCGCCTCGCTCAACTATGTGGACGACGCCGCGATGTCCCTGGCCGGGGCGTTCCTGACGGCGATGGAGAGGCTCGTCGATGAGGTGTTCGGCGGCGAACAGGCCGGATCGACTGACGAGGTGGCCGAGCCGACGCAGCCGATGGACTAGTACTCCAGCCGGACTTCGGTACGCCCGACTTCGTGGGCTTCACCCCGGCCGAGATCCACTATCTACTGGCGATTGCTCACCCGCTCCTGATCGACAGGACAACCACAACACACGACGAACTGGTCAAGGTAGCGCCGCCGGCACCAGGTCGGGTCCGCCGCTGTCACTACACACGGCGCGGTCACTCCTTCGCGGTGCGTGCCGGACGAACTCGGCCTGCACGAGGCAGCACCCCGCTGCAGTCCCCACGCTCATGTTGTTGAACAGGACATGCACCGAAGTCCGACCGGACTCCGAGCCGCTCAACTTGTGGACGGTACGCTCATCGCAGAATCACAGAATCGAGAGTTCCCATGCTGAGTGCAGTGACCAAGCAATTCGTCGATGCGGCAACCGCCCTGTCGCCGGAAGCACTCGCCTTGGCGTTTGACCGGATGGTTGACCTCCGCACCAAGGGCGGCAAGGAAGCGAGCCGGGCGGCGGTGCCGTCCGCTGCCGAGAACTCCGAACTTGACCACCGGATCCGTGCTGCCCTCCGCCCTCGCACCGACGAGCTCAACGCGCACCTAGCCGGATTGCACTTCGCTGCTGGTGCCGCGATCTTCACGGCAGCCCGAGCGATACTGAAGGGTCGGAACCTGACTGCGGAGCAGTTCGACGTGCTCGTACGGCCGTTCGTCGGGAGCGGCGCGGTGCTCCCGCCACACTCCCCACCGCCAAACCGTTGACCAGGGGAAATGCCGAAGTACGGCTGAAGTGCTAAGTCGGTATCCCGCCCCGGTCGTAAAGCGGCAGGCCCGCGATGGACGGTCTTCGAATAGCCGAGAAGAGCATCGAGTTGCTGTGTGCTCCTGGCCTTCACTCACCGACGGCCGCCTACGCCCGCGCTCTCAATCAAGCGGTCTGGCAGGAGCGTGATGAGGGGAGGGACGTTTCGGTGGACTCGATAGCGGTTCGAGCCCACCAGCACGCTGCCGGTGCGAGGAAGGTGTCCCCGGCCGCCGTTGCTCCAAAGGGGGCCGGGCAGGGGCCGAGCCAGGTTGATCCGGTACTGCGGAAACT contains:
- a CDS encoding BP74-related protein; protein product: MATARFAFQAPPGRGEEFIFELTNDALIAHVREVLSGDERSETHVGGRIVKKKVPYNPAFSYHLDPATISFFEVNSNTREDCDASPHYLEDHLDEAGGAFLPGGYWGSWDSKLTREVKACPKRDKARVLHQGEHRVLRRAPTPQIKGHLWSRCSRRPAKPSHPWAPALAWWRCSPSPTASGHCSTPRSGTVTRSGV
- a CDS encoding SUKH-3 domain-containing protein, encoding MISLLARAAPPYKVRVRTCKTCVKAGSLSRRGGRIERIGGLLTGCGPSVLEALRAAGWRAGRRIDTETWTQRLVAVGFEFNDVAIAVWAEFGELTIKSSPARASSASLRLDPVDACIDASAEAQRLRRRYGENYSPLGMWSIQYRSYVAASGRVIAVGPGFLWQLGTSFAEVLSFVVDGDGGPDRTERAPWLRPRHIPSQERSHQVG
- a CDS encoding MerR family transcriptional regulator: MTNGLTIGQAAAFVGITIKTVRHYHRLGLVAEPDRDSSGYRRYGSADLLRLIQVRTLAGAGVPLAEISGLLGADPERFAAALDDVHRRLTERIEDLTARRDTLHRLEHSDRTLLPDRACAILDRLTQLGFSTDYMAVQREGLVLARALIPEIFDSFLTHLEHSLADPEFIALTKRSWDARSWDPDDPRIDGLASEVAANLLTSRALQTMPTGFQSQSDAAARYGLVNHHREDQGPSIARLNALVEANLRAAGIHIPHQ
- a CDS encoding transposase family protein — its product is MRHGVTHDVLACWFQVDRSTITRAVGEIRPLLADRGCRIEGGLRLRTLADVIAHLGATGQTALMDATEVRVRRPSAHRGGLSRFISGKSRINAMKALVVTDQRGRPLFCGEVRAGSIADITQARDAGLVDLLADTIDLQILADAGYRGLAAQTYGQVVTPPRKRRGKHLEHLQWLMAHHEAARFAHPSARIPVEHGIAHLKNWRALARHHTRRENLPDTIRAVAGLLTDQQATPHEGTRTARHTRMIKTPTATSHALAPTMHEVVAEDTRAQPGERG
- a CDS encoding serine hydrolase domain-containing protein; the encoded protein is MSESLHTTENSAAGQDRPELREAIQEIVDSGIAGVSLRVNDERGEWVGSGGVAELNKVAEPPVDGYVRIGSNTKTFTATLVLQLVAEGKIELDTAAADYLPDFGLDRRITVRMLLQHTSGVFNFTGELFEDGAVVAGIPSTISGQEWVDNRFKTYPPEELVRLALSKPARFEPGTDWSYSNTNYVLARLLIEKVTGRSCAEETQERILGPLGMSDTVTPYTSPEIPEPHAHAYYRYEEAGQQKTVDITRQNPSWISAGGDMISTTQDLHTFISALAGGKLLPAGLLAEMRTPHPKSGFGLGLRVQDAGPNGGTLLFHNGGAAGHAALMYSTTDGSKTLTASLNYVDDAAMSLAGAFLTAMERLVDEVFGGEQAGSTDEVAEPTQPMD
- a CDS encoding ATP-dependent DNA ligase → MPPPPAPSRRSRPRRRARRPRPPRAAQLHRTALQRRATACHNDRALAAEMPAHFIAFDVLQHDGQELLDEPFARRREVLEALFADHRLGPPWTLCPSTTDHRSRTSGCMTGPTYPVSKALQPRA